In a single window of the Campylobacter fetus subsp. testudinum 03-427 genome:
- the flhA gene encoding flagellar export apparatus, flagellar biosynthetic protein FlhA (Pfam match to PF00771.16 FHIPEP), with the protein MTKRNILTMVAPFLAPFVKAKSLTVVFVIIAILAIIIVPLPSPVLDFFLALSLSISVLIILISIYIPKPTDLSTFPTLILIITLFRLSLNIATTRMILSEGHNGPEAVSEIIASFGQFVVGGNYVIGIIVFCILVLINFMVVTKGSTRVSEVQARFTLDAMPGKQMAIDADLNAGLIDEQTARSRRQEIIGEANFYGAMDGSSKFIKGDAVAGIIITIINIIGGFLIGTFQHDLDMANAAQTYTILTIGDGLVSQIPGLITSTATAIIITRASKDEDNFAEGVISQLLGEYKTLLIVGFILFVFALVPGLPTFSLGFMAILFLSIGYIMKQTEEGKLDFSNIKKDEKKPQKQGSSTLADAGGDAKPAKKSEEEIAKEEQIKIDDILKIEILELDLGYGLLKLADGDLIERIRAMRRNIAGLLGFLMPKIRIRDNLQLPPNEYRFKLKGVVIGQGVIYADKFLAMDSGYVSSDIDGIATKEPAFGLDALWIDQGLKEDAILSGYTVVDPASVISTHMSELVKQNASELLTKQEVQNILEKVKSEYPVVVEDTLKVASVGLIQKVLKALLKNNIPIKDMLSILEAVGDVSEVSKNLDMIIEHVRAALCRVITSLYADEKGQLNFYILDAPVQQKLIDSLNYKDGAYHLMINVAQTSAIVNALRQKRANRNISEQGDMLLCVEPSIRKFIANIVQNFAIDIVILSFAEIAPNTQFETLGVIEIPEI; encoded by the coding sequence TTGACAAAACGTAATATATTAACGATGGTTGCTCCGTTTTTAGCACCATTTGTAAAGGCTAAAAGCCTAACCGTCGTTTTTGTTATTATAGCTATTTTAGCTATTATCATAGTTCCACTCCCAAGCCCGGTACTTGATTTTTTCTTAGCTCTTTCGCTGTCTATTTCTGTATTGATAATATTGATTTCTATATATATACCAAAACCGACAGATCTTAGTACATTTCCTACTTTGATACTTATAATAACGCTATTTCGCCTATCTTTAAATATAGCCACAACTCGTATGATTTTGAGTGAAGGTCATAATGGTCCAGAAGCAGTTAGTGAGATCATAGCTAGTTTTGGACAGTTTGTTGTGGGTGGAAATTATGTTATAGGTATTATAGTATTTTGTATATTAGTTCTTATAAATTTTATGGTTGTAACAAAGGGTTCAACAAGAGTTAGTGAAGTGCAAGCTAGATTTACTCTTGATGCTATGCCAGGAAAACAGATGGCTATCGATGCGGATTTAAATGCTGGATTGATAGATGAGCAAACAGCGCGCTCACGTCGTCAAGAGATCATCGGAGAGGCAAACTTCTATGGAGCTATGGACGGTTCGTCTAAATTTATAAAAGGTGACGCTGTTGCTGGTATCATCATAACTATTATAAATATAATAGGTGGATTTTTAATAGGCACCTTTCAGCATGATCTTGATATGGCAAATGCGGCTCAAACATACACTATCTTAACTATAGGTGATGGTTTGGTCAGTCAAATTCCAGGACTTATAACTTCAACTGCTACTGCTATTATCATAACTAGAGCTAGTAAAGATGAGGATAATTTCGCAGAAGGCGTTATAAGCCAGCTTTTAGGTGAATATAAAACACTTTTGATAGTAGGATTTATACTATTTGTGTTTGCTTTGGTGCCTGGACTTCCTACTTTTTCGCTTGGATTTATGGCGATTTTATTTTTGAGTATCGGTTATATAATGAAGCAAACAGAAGAAGGGAAGCTGGATTTTTCTAATATAAAAAAAGATGAAAAAAAACCTCAAAAACAAGGTTCATCTACTTTGGCTGATGCGGGTGGAGACGCTAAACCTGCTAAAAAGAGCGAAGAAGAGATAGCAAAAGAAGAGCAGATAAAGATAGATGATATACTAAAAATCGAGATTTTAGAGCTTGATCTTGGATATGGACTTTTGAAATTAGCTGATGGGGATTTGATAGAAAGAATACGCGCTATGAGAAGAAATATAGCTGGACTTCTTGGATTTTTAATGCCAAAAATCAGAATACGAGATAATCTCCAACTTCCACCAAATGAGTATAGATTTAAGTTAAAAGGCGTTGTAATCGGTCAAGGCGTTATATATGCTGATAAGTTTTTGGCTATGGATAGTGGATATGTAAGTAGCGATATAGATGGTATCGCGACAAAAGAGCCAGCATTTGGACTTGATGCTTTATGGATAGATCAAGGATTAAAAGAAGATGCGATTCTTAGTGGATATACCGTTGTTGATCCAGCTAGTGTTATATCGACTCATATGAGTGAGCTTGTCAAACAAAACGCAAGCGAACTTCTTACCAAACAAGAGGTTCAAAATATTTTAGAGAAAGTAAAATCAGAATATCCAGTTGTAGTAGAAGATACTTTAAAAGTAGCTAGTGTGGGGCTTATACAAAAAGTTTTAAAAGCTCTGCTTAAAAATAACATTCCTATAAAAGATATGTTGAGCATACTTGAAGCAGTAGGAGATGTATCAGAAGTAAGCAAAAATTTAGATATGATAATCGAGCATGTAAGGGCTGCACTTTGCCGAGTTATAACATCACTTTACGCAGATGAGAAAGGTCAGCTGAACTTCTATATATTAGACGCTCCTGTGCAGCAAAAGCTTATAGATAGTTTAAATTACAAAGACGGAGCGTATCACCTAATGATAAATGTGGCTCAAACTTCGGCTATAGTAAATGCTTTGCGTCAAAAAAGAGCAAATCGAAATATCAGCGAACAAGGCGATATGCTACTTTGCGTTGAGCCTAGTATAAGAAAATTTATAGCAAATATAGTTCAAAACTTTGCCATAGATATAGTTATACTAAGTTTTGCTGAGATCGCGCCAAATACGCAGTTTGAAACATTAGGCGTGATAGAAATACCAGAAATTTAA
- a CDS encoding transcriptional regulator, BadM/Rrf2 family (Pfam match to PF02082.16 Rrf2), whose amino-acid sequence MLFTKASEYALLSLILLSQSNSPKDVDTMSTELGISKSFLAKILQNLAKEGILNSFKGANGGFILANKPVNISIKKILESAEKRKASVFECSNARSDCPSNKGDICKMWPMFNSLQLKVDDFLDNISLADIIKK is encoded by the coding sequence GTGCTATTTACTAAAGCTAGTGAATATGCTTTGTTATCTTTGATACTTTTATCACAAAGTAACTCTCCAAAAGACGTAGATACAATGTCAACCGAACTTGGAATCTCAAAAAGCTTTTTAGCTAAAATCTTGCAAAATCTTGCAAAAGAAGGAATACTAAATTCCTTTAAAGGCGCAAATGGTGGATTTATTTTAGCTAATAAGCCAGTAAATATAAGTATAAAAAAGATTTTAGAAAGTGCTGAAAAGAGAAAAGCTTCTGTATTTGAATGCAGTAATGCAAGAAGCGATTGTCCTAGCAATAAAGGCGATATTTGCAAGATGTGGCCTATGTTTAATTCATTGCAATTAAAAGTTGATGACTTTTTAGACAACATTAGTTTAGCAGATATTATTAAGAAGTAA
- the rpsO gene encoding 30S ribosomal protein S15 (Pfam match to PF00312.18 Ribosomal_S15) → MALDSAKKAEIVAKFARKSGDTGSPEVQVALLTKRISELTEHLKINKKDFSSRLGLLKLVGRRKRLLKYLKAKNYESYTKLIAELGIRDK, encoded by the coding sequence ATGGCTTTAGATTCGGCTAAAAAAGCAGAAATAGTTGCGAAATTCGCTAGAAAAAGCGGAGATACAGGTTCTCCAGAAGTTCAAGTAGCACTTCTTACAAAAAGGATTTCAGAACTTACAGAACACCTAAAAATCAATAAAAAAGATTTTAGTTCTCGTCTAGGTCTTCTTAAGCTAGTCGGAAGAAGAAAAAGACTTTTAAAATACTTAAAAGCTAAAAACTACGAATCTTATACAAAACTTATCGCTGAGTTAGGCATAAGAGATAAATAA
- the pabB gene encoding aminodeoxychorismate synthase, component I (Pfam match to PF00425.14 Chorismate_bind) has translation MIKAALNSFQNTPFIAIISYDKPDDNIICSPQNAIKLGIKFKLNALNQTPVSYFLEKYPITFDEYKKSFDKVINHQRDGNSYLLNLCFKTKIKTNLSLEEIYNHANAAAVIYKKDDFVCFTPEPFVSIKDGFIHTFPMKGTINADIPNAKELLLNDQKEFSEQAMMTDLMRNDLNMVATDVKVERFRYIQRVKNLYQTSSHISGKLRKELKFGDIFSKLLPAGSITGTPKIQTCKIIKECENEPRGFYSGVFIYFDGKICRSFVMIRFVKQDDNGLSFFSGGGITTRSDAKKEYDELVQKVYFPF, from the coding sequence ATGATAAAAGCTGCTTTAAATTCATTTCAAAATACGCCTTTTATAGCAATTATCAGCTATGATAAACCAGATGATAATATAATTTGCTCTCCACAAAACGCCATTAAACTAGGAATTAAATTTAAACTAAACGCTCTGAATCAAACACCAGTAAGCTATTTTTTAGAAAAATATCCAATTACTTTTGATGAGTACAAAAAAAGTTTTGATAAAGTTATAAACCACCAAAGAGATGGAAATAGTTATCTTTTAAATTTATGTTTTAAAACAAAAATAAAAACAAATTTAAGCTTAGAAGAGATATATAATCACGCAAATGCTGCTGCTGTTATCTATAAAAAAGATGATTTTGTATGTTTTACTCCAGAACCTTTTGTGAGCATAAAAGATGGATTTATCCATACGTTTCCTATGAAAGGCACGATAAACGCCGATATACCAAACGCAAAAGAGCTGCTTTTAAATGATCAAAAAGAGTTTAGCGAACAAGCTATGATGACAGATCTTATGCGAAATGATCTAAATATGGTAGCCACAGATGTAAAAGTAGAGCGTTTCAGATATATACAACGCGTGAAAAATTTATACCAAACCAGCTCGCATATAAGTGGAAAGTTGCGAAAAGAGCTTAAATTTGGCGATATTTTCAGCAAACTTTTACCAGCTGGATCCATAACAGGAACTCCAAAAATCCAAACTTGCAAGATCATAAAAGAGTGTGAAAATGAGCCTAGAGGATTTTATAGCGGAGTTTTTATATATTTTGATGGTAAAATTTGCAGGAGTTTTGTTATGATAAGATTTGTAAAACAAGATGATAATGGGTTATCGTTTTTTAGCGGTGGAGGCATAACAACTAGAAGCGACGCGAAAAAGGAGTATGATGAACTCGTACAAAAAGTCTATTTTCCTTTTTGA
- a CDS encoding branched-chain amino acid aminotransferase, possible 4-amino-4-deoxychorismate lyase PabC (Pfam match to PF01063.15 Aminotran_4), producing the protein MNSYKKSIFLFETIKIIDKEVCNLNFHIKRAKNSTINGLKFDFSDILQPPFNGTLRAKVIYDINGNLKNVEYFPYEMRDFYEFKLVNIDFDYDKKYLDRSKIEAAKSNFNEIIMIKNGLITDTSIANIAVFDSCNDTWLTPKTPLLKGTTRDRLLQNKFLKQKDIDPNDLLKAKRFAIMNAMIGFLELKLFKFSY; encoded by the coding sequence ATGAACTCGTACAAAAAGTCTATTTTCCTTTTTGAAACGATAAAAATCATCGACAAAGAGGTTTGTAACTTAAATTTTCATATAAAAAGAGCTAAAAACTCTACAATAAACGGTCTTAAATTTGATTTTTCGGATATTTTGCAACCTCCTTTTAACGGAACTCTTAGAGCAAAAGTGATTTATGATATAAATGGGAATTTAAAAAATGTAGAGTATTTTCCATATGAAATGCGCGATTTTTATGAGTTTAAACTAGTAAATATAGACTTTGACTACGATAAAAAATATCTCGATAGAAGCAAGATAGAAGCAGCAAAATCCAACTTCAATGAGATAATAATGATAAAAAACGGTCTCATCACAGATACCAGCATAGCAAATATCGCCGTATTTGATAGCTGCAACGATACATGGCTAACGCCCAAAACTCCGCTCCTAAAAGGAACGACAAGAGATAGGCTTCTTCAAAATAAATTTTTAAAGCAAAAAGATATAGATCCAAACGATCTCTTAAAAGCAAAAAGATTTGCCATTATGAATGCTATGATAGGTTTTTTAGAGCTAAAATTATTTAAATTTAGCTACTAA
- a CDS encoding HAD-superfamily hydrolase, subfamily IB (Pfam match to PF12710.3 HAD), with amino-acid sequence MIYLYDLDKTIIKEDSAKLWVDFMYENSFVEYDFVLKQAIFEEDYAKGVLDMNAYQEHFLMPLKGMKNSDLKPLLDRYIKDKIEPIIYKDALNLIDKNGGRKIVISATNDFIVKAICQFICIDEFLATNSEMINGVYSARMSGIPAFKEGKVERIKELLSQDEFGDTVFYSDSINDLPLLKAAKIGVLVNPDDMLLEENKKLKFGILKFKK; translated from the coding sequence ATGATTTATCTATATGATCTTGATAAAACTATTATAAAAGAAGATAGTGCTAAGCTTTGGGTTGATTTTATGTATGAGAACTCTTTTGTGGAGTATGATTTTGTTTTGAAACAAGCTATTTTTGAAGAGGATTATGCAAAAGGAGTTCTTGATATGAACGCGTATCAAGAACATTTTTTGATGCCTTTAAAAGGTATGAAAAATAGTGATCTAAAACCGCTTTTAGATAGATATATAAAAGATAAAATAGAACCTATCATCTACAAAGACGCTCTAAATTTGATAGATAAAAACGGCGGCAGAAAGATAGTTATCTCAGCTACAAACGATTTTATAGTAAAGGCTATTTGTCAGTTCATTTGCATAGATGAGTTTTTAGCCACAAACAGTGAGATGATAAATGGAGTTTATAGCGCGCGTATGAGCGGAATTCCTGCATTTAAAGAGGGGAAAGTGGAGCGCATAAAAGAGCTATTATCACAAGATGAGTTTGGAGATACTGTTTTTTATAGCGATAGTATAAATGATCTTCCACTTTTAAAAGCGGCGAAAATCGGAGTTTTGGTCAATCCCGATGATATGCTTTTAGAGGAGAACAAAAAGCTGAAATTTGGTATTTTAAAATTTAAAAAATAA
- a CDS encoding spermidine/putrescine ABC transporter, ATP-binding protein (Pfam matches to PF00005.23 ABC_tran, and to PF08402.6 TOBE_2), with product MSYLQIKNLKKLYKDKLVFDNISFSAKKGELITLLGPSGCGKSTLLRCICGLSTPQSGKIIVDDKDITKISIKKRNIGMVFQNYALFPNLNVYENIAYGLKIKKVDKKDIEKRVKKMLETVGLEKEIKSYPHQLSGGQAQRVALARSLVTKPSMLLLDEPLSALDAKIRKHLREQIKLITKKMSLTTIFVTHDQEEALAMSDRIILMQDGKIAQNSDALELYLKPKNKFVASFIGSYNILSSETLLNLVNHNFKRDLAIRPETIEITKNGSIQAVIKEKIFLGNIIRYAIDAKGISLKVDTLNHSLNSLYEVGDSVFLEIHLEMIKELDDLSI from the coding sequence ATGTCATATTTGCAAATCAAAAATTTAAAAAAATTATATAAAGATAAGCTTGTCTTTGATAATATCAGTTTTAGTGCAAAAAAAGGTGAGTTGATAACTCTTTTAGGTCCATCTGGATGTGGTAAATCCACTCTTCTTAGATGTATCTGTGGGCTTAGTACTCCGCAAAGCGGAAAGATCATTGTAGATGATAAAGATATAACTAAAATTAGCATTAAAAAGCGAAATATCGGTATGGTATTTCAAAACTACGCTCTTTTTCCAAATTTAAATGTTTATGAAAATATAGCTTATGGATTAAAAATCAAAAAAGTAGATAAAAAAGATATAGAAAAAAGAGTTAAAAAGATGCTTGAAACAGTTGGGCTTGAAAAAGAGATAAAATCCTATCCGCATCAACTCTCCGGTGGTCAGGCTCAAAGAGTGGCTCTTGCTAGATCTCTTGTTACTAAACCAAGTATGCTGTTGTTAGACGAACCTCTTTCGGCTCTTGATGCAAAGATAAGAAAACATCTAAGAGAACAGATAAAACTGATAACTAAAAAGATGAGTTTAACTACGATTTTCGTAACTCACGATCAAGAAGAGGCTCTTGCTATGAGTGATAGAATAATTCTTATGCAAGATGGTAAAATAGCTCAAAATAGTGACGCTTTAGAGTTATATCTTAAACCAAAAAATAAATTTGTAGCTAGTTTTATAGGAAGTTATAATATACTAAGCTCTGAGACACTTTTAAATTTAGTAAATCATAATTTTAAAAGAGACCTTGCGATAAGACCAGAAACTATAGAAATAACAAAAAACGGATCTATACAAGCGGTGATCAAAGAGAAGATATTTTTAGGAAATATCATAAGATACGCTATAGACGCCAAAGGTATAAGCTTAAAAGTAGATACTTTGAATCACTCTTTAAACTCTTTGTATGAAGTGGGTGATAGCGTATTTTTAGAAATTCATTTAGAAATGATAAAGGAGTTGGATGATTTATCTATATGA
- a CDS encoding spermidine/putrescine ABC transporter, permease component (Pfam match to PF00528.18 BPD_transp_1), whose product MSRLSKIYHYSVVLVLFFIIVLPMAATFIYSVSSSWSSNILPDGFSISHYKDLLSDPRFLKALLNSLLVCFVAIFLAILFLFPVVFCANFYFLNLKNVMSFISVLPFAIAPIVLSAGLLNLYSDTISGTPYILIGCYFCIAVPFIYRTIDNNIAALNLKEIVYSNYILGNGIFRAIFRVIIPNLKDSILISIFLSFSFLIGEFLYANILAGAHFETLQVYLYNIKNKSGHISSAAIISYLFLIFIANFISSYISHRKKV is encoded by the coding sequence ATGAGTAGATTATCTAAAATTTATCATTATAGCGTTGTTTTGGTGTTGTTTTTTATCATAGTTTTACCTATGGCGGCTACTTTTATATACTCAGTATCTTCAAGCTGGTCGTCAAATATTTTACCAGATGGATTTAGCATATCTCATTACAAAGATCTTTTAAGCGATCCTAGATTTTTAAAAGCACTTTTAAACTCGCTTTTAGTATGTTTTGTGGCGATATTTCTAGCTATTTTATTTTTGTTTCCGGTTGTATTTTGTGCAAATTTTTACTTTTTAAATTTAAAAAATGTAATGAGTTTTATATCTGTTTTGCCCTTTGCCATCGCTCCTATCGTGCTTAGTGCGGGACTTTTAAATTTATATAGCGATACTATAAGCGGGACTCCGTACATACTTATAGGTTGTTACTTTTGTATCGCTGTGCCTTTTATATATAGAACTATTGATAATAATATCGCGGCTTTGAATTTAAAAGAGATAGTTTATTCAAATTATATTCTTGGAAATGGTATATTTAGGGCTATTTTTAGAGTGATAATTCCAAATTTAAAAGACTCAATACTCATATCGATATTTCTATCGTTTTCATTTTTGATAGGTGAGTTTTTATATGCAAATATACTTGCAGGTGCGCATTTTGAAACTCTTCAAGTATATCTTTATAACATCAAAAACAAAAGTGGTCATATTTCAAGCGCAGCTATTATTAGCTATCTGTTTTTGATATTTATAGCAAATTTTATAAGCTCATACATAAGTCATAGAAAAAAGGTTTAA
- a CDS encoding spermidine/putrescine ABC transporter, permease component, with protein MSREKFIATLFLIPFFAVFFMFIVAPFLWILINSFIDQNGDWGFGNYKEIFESRFFMQSFLNSFYISLISSFVALIISLFGSYSLYKIQTSHFGNLFLSLNTMTSNFSGVPLAFAFIILMGANGAINLLFRDLGIDFVVDIYGSVGINLVYIYFQIPLAILLLYPAFNVLDRGSSESSDILGASRAIYWLKVAIPIMMPSIIGVFIVLFANAVGAYATIYALSSGNFNVVPVRIASLIAGDIDLNPYLASALSVMLFCLMLIIALMLFFVSNLFNYKRQI; from the coding sequence ATGAGCAGAGAAAAGTTTATCGCAACTCTTTTTTTAATCCCGTTTTTTGCGGTATTTTTTATGTTTATCGTAGCTCCGTTTTTGTGGATTTTGATAAATAGTTTTATAGATCAAAATGGGGATTGGGGGTTTGGTAATTATAAAGAAATATTTGAGAGTAGATTTTTTATGCAGAGTTTTTTAAATTCATTTTATATAAGTTTGATTTCTAGTTTTGTGGCACTTATAATCTCTCTTTTTGGCTCATATTCGCTTTATAAAATTCAAACCTCGCATTTTGGAAATTTATTTTTATCTTTAAATACAATGACTAGCAATTTTTCAGGGGTTCCTCTGGCTTTTGCATTTATCATTTTAATGGGTGCAAACGGCGCTATAAATCTGCTTTTTAGGGATTTGGGGATTGATTTTGTTGTTGATATCTATGGAAGCGTTGGGATAAACTTGGTATATATTTACTTTCAAATTCCACTCGCCATCTTGCTATTATATCCAGCGTTTAACGTTTTAGATAGAGGAAGCAGCGAATCTAGCGATATACTTGGAGCTAGTAGAGCTATTTATTGGTTAAAAGTTGCCATACCTATTATGATGCCATCTATAATCGGAGTTTTCATAGTATTATTTGCAAATGCAGTTGGAGCTTACGCTACTATTTACGCTCTTAGTAGTGGAAACTTTAATGTAGTTCCAGTGCGAATAGCATCTTTGATAGCAGGAGATATCGACTTAAATCCGTATTTAGCTAGTGCGCTTAGCGTTATGCTATTTTGTTTGATGCTCATCATAGCGTTAATGCTGTTTTTTGTATCAAATTTATTTAATTACAAGAGACAAATATGA
- a CDS encoding type I phosphodiesterase / nucleotide pyrophosphatase (Pfam match to PF01663.18 Phosphodiest) encodes MSKVVLVILDGLEYSTAQQCMGGLLALCNANMGKIYKMKSELPSISRPLYECILTGVKPALSGVLNNYCKPFSSNKSIFEYVKLANLKAGAAAYYWISELYNKTLFNHFKDRIVINEQSLNIPYGIFYYEDDYNDSHLFSDAECLRVKFDLDFTLFHSMNIDDIGHKFSHESKEYRNAARKVDTILSPLVLKWLEEGVNVIITSDHGMNNDGTHGGNLDIETDVAFFVFGDKFSFAETQVDQSEICGLVCEILGINHDKKFTKELLK; translated from the coding sequence ATGTCTAAGGTAGTTTTGGTGATTTTAGACGGTCTTGAATATAGCACGGCGCAGCAGTGTATGGGCGGTTTGCTCGCACTTTGCAATGCAAATATGGGTAAAATTTATAAGATGAAAAGCGAACTTCCATCTATCTCAAGACCGCTTTATGAGTGTATATTGACAGGAGTTAAACCAGCTTTAAGCGGTGTGCTAAACAACTATTGCAAACCTTTTAGCAGCAACAAAAGTATATTTGAGTATGTAAAACTAGCTAATTTAAAAGCCGGTGCAGCTGCGTACTACTGGATAAGCGAACTTTATAATAAAACTTTGTTTAACCATTTCAAAGATAGAATTGTGATAAATGAGCAGAGTTTAAATATACCTTATGGCATTTTTTACTATGAAGATGACTACAACGATAGTCATTTATTTAGCGATGCAGAGTGTTTGAGGGTTAAATTTGATCTGGATTTCACTCTTTTTCACTCTATGAATATAGATGATATAGGTCATAAGTTTTCTCACGAAAGCAAAGAGTATAGAAATGCGGCTAGAAAAGTTGATACTATATTATCTCCTTTGGTGCTAAAATGGCTAGAGGAGGGCGTAAATGTGATTATCACAAGTGATCACGGTATGAATAACGACGGTACTCATGGCGGGAATTTAGATATAGAAACAGACGTAGCATTTTTTGTTTTTGGTGATAAGTTTAGTTTTGCCGAAACTCAAGTGGATCAGAGTGAAATTTGTGGTTTGGTTTGTGAAATTTTAGGTATAAATCACGATAAAAAATTTACTAAAGAGCTGTTGAAATGA
- a CDS encoding spermidine/putrescine ABC transporter, periplasmic substrate-binding protein (Pfam match to PF13343.2 SBP_bac_6), translating to MKILKTFLSTAIVFGALNAADIDSNLIEAAKKEGAINSVGMPDTWANWKDTWNDLANIYLLKHSDTDMSSAQEIAKFKAEKKNATADIGDVGQSFGRIAVLEGVSEPFKTSYWDQIPDWAKDKDGHWMLAYTGTIAFIINNQTVKNPPKTWKDLENATYKVTVGDVSVAAQAVSGVLAANYALGGDERDLSPALNFFAKLAKQGRLAMVDPSVANLEKGEIDVAVIWDFNALNYRDKVGKDRYLVTIPQDGSIVSGYTTIINKYAKNINAAKLTREYILSDKGQINLAKGYARPIRSAYIELPQDVKDKLIPENEYKNAKPIKNLEVWEKTAKKLPRLWQENVIINMK from the coding sequence ATGAAAATACTTAAAACTTTTCTTAGCACGGCTATTGTTTTTGGAGCATTAAATGCAGCTGATATAGACTCGAATTTGATAGAAGCAGCCAAAAAAGAAGGTGCTATAAATAGCGTTGGAATGCCAGATACTTGGGCAAACTGGAAAGATACTTGGAATGATTTAGCTAATATTTATTTGCTTAAACATAGTGATACTGATATGAGTTCGGCTCAAGAAATAGCTAAATTTAAAGCTGAAAAGAAAAATGCAACGGCAGATATCGGTGATGTTGGTCAAAGTTTTGGTCGTATAGCGGTTTTAGAAGGTGTTAGTGAGCCTTTTAAAACTAGTTATTGGGATCAAATACCTGATTGGGCAAAAGACAAAGATGGTCACTGGATGTTAGCTTATACTGGTACTATAGCTTTTATAATAAACAATCAAACAGTAAAAAATCCTCCAAAAACTTGGAAAGATCTTGAAAACGCAACTTATAAGGTTACTGTAGGTGATGTGAGCGTGGCAGCTCAAGCAGTTAGTGGAGTTTTAGCGGCAAATTACGCTTTGGGAGGAGATGAGAGAGACTTAAGTCCAGCTTTAAATTTCTTTGCCAAATTAGCAAAACAGGGTCGTTTAGCTATGGTAGATCCTAGTGTCGCAAATTTAGAAAAAGGCGAGATAGATGTAGCTGTAATTTGGGATTTTAACGCTCTTAATTACAGAGATAAAGTGGGCAAAGATAGATATTTAGTAACTATACCACAAGATGGTTCTATAGTTAGTGGCTATACAACCATTATCAACAAATACGCTAAAAATATAAACGCAGCAAAACTTACTAGAGAGTATATCTTGTCTGATAAAGGTCAAATAAACTTAGCAAAAGGTTACGCCAGACCGATTAGAAGTGCTTATATAGAGCTTCCACAAGATGTAAAAGATAAACTTATACCAGAAAATGAGTATAAAAATGCTAAGCCTATAAAAAATCTCGAAGTTTGGGAAAAGACTGCGAAAAAACTTCCAAGACTTTGGCAAGAAAATGTGATTATAAATATGAAATAG